The Candidatus Thorarchaeota archaeon genome includes a window with the following:
- a CDS encoding winged helix-turn-helix transcriptional regulator encodes MNKRFDIDEEIETLRGLKQEVQKELNRLRKDRKDSAVQELAFPEIPSSTHEELTAVFDQRVKRIISNLSTKNGFPAPKDITAERLADLITPLANEDRIKIIRALGNEPMTFTELESLVNKKGGALKHHLDQLIHEGYVVRKRVRGHYLVTVKGNLVHRMLNWIAASVLEMNDAEPSTPS; translated from the coding sequence TTGAATAAGCGATTTGATATCGATGAGGAGATTGAGACGCTTCGTGGTCTCAAACAGGAGGTCCAGAAGGAATTGAATCGACTGAGAAAAGACAGGAAGGATTCCGCTGTGCAAGAATTGGCCTTTCCTGAGATTCCATCGTCTACTCACGAAGAGCTTACCGCGGTGTTTGATCAACGAGTGAAGCGTATTATCAGCAATCTATCTACGAAGAATGGCTTCCCTGCTCCTAAGGATATAACCGCAGAGCGGCTTGCTGACTTGATCACCCCTCTTGCAAATGAAGACCGTATCAAGATTATACGGGCACTTGGAAACGAACCCATGACATTTACAGAGCTGGAATCTCTTGTTAACAAGAAAGGTGGTGCCCTCAAACACCATCTTGATCAGCTGATACACGAAGGGTATGTGGTACGAAAAAGGGTTAGGGGGCATTATCTCGTGACAGTAAAAGGTAATCTGGTTCATCGAATGCTTAACTGGATTGCGGCTTCTGTGTTGGAGATGAACGATGCTGAACCATCAACCCCTTCTTGA
- a CDS encoding MFS transporter produces MMEEKTKNVAIVTVSNTISVTANGLWIMFIPLYLSGSGMSLAEIGIVIGLSTLARAVCQFSGGLLSDRHGRKPLVIAGRCISIGGICAVALSVHQVDKHISAGMLAGIGYLIIYAGSGLRGPATSMILMESSEAKHKGRNYMVAERVLPSLPPALTVLVGSMLYGRGQYGLLVTIGLIGYIFATIVVGFGIEETLTTNGADSYLKRHALLKPDWFLVLLTVAFILDGVSAQGISWYIPIYLEDLGVEFYGILISSSTVIIALFGLFSGYLVDRCGGRSALIPAWLLLSVVVFLFGLVNDPVLLLSLYCVWVALDTVDTAVPPVLISNHYVNSEGGTRMGWFSSVKSVTLFVGPILSGYLVVLGESFPFYFKAIANGLAALIIARIATDESDD; encoded by the coding sequence ATGATGGAAGAGAAAACAAAAAACGTTGCAATTGTAACGGTAAGCAACACAATCTCCGTTACTGCAAATGGATTATGGATCATGTTCATCCCTCTATATCTCTCAGGTAGTGGAATGAGCCTAGCAGAGATTGGAATTGTTATTGGGTTGAGCACATTAGCAAGAGCAGTATGTCAGTTCAGTGGAGGTCTTCTCTCTGATAGGCACGGGCGAAAGCCCCTAGTAATAGCAGGAAGGTGTATCAGTATAGGCGGTATTTGTGCAGTTGCCCTTTCTGTGCATCAGGTCGACAAGCACATTTCGGCAGGAATGCTGGCAGGTATTGGATATCTCATCATTTACGCTGGAAGTGGATTGCGGGGTCCCGCTACATCGATGATTCTCATGGAAAGCAGTGAGGCCAAACACAAAGGGCGGAATTACATGGTGGCAGAACGAGTCCTTCCATCACTTCCACCTGCTCTCACAGTACTTGTAGGTTCGATGCTTTACGGAAGAGGGCAGTATGGACTCCTTGTAACCATTGGTTTGATTGGATACATATTCGCAACAATTGTAGTAGGTTTTGGCATAGAAGAGACTCTCACCACAAATGGTGCAGATTCATATTTGAAAAGGCATGCATTGTTGAAGCCTGATTGGTTCCTGGTACTCCTAACTGTGGCATTCATCCTTGACGGTGTGTCTGCACAAGGCATCTCATGGTATATTCCAATCTACTTAGAAGACCTAGGTGTGGAATTTTATGGCATCCTGATTTCTTCATCCACGGTAATAATCGCTCTTTTCGGGCTTTTCTCGGGATATCTTGTTGACAGGTGTGGTGGTCGTTCTGCGTTGATTCCTGCTTGGCTTTTGCTATCGGTCGTGGTTTTTCTATTCGGGCTTGTGAATGATCCCGTCCTCCTACTTAGTCTATATTGCGTATGGGTCGCCTTAGATACTGTAGATACAGCAGTGCCTCCCGTATTGATTTCAAATCACTATGTTAATTCAGAAGGAGGAACACGAATGGGATGGTTCTCATCAGTCAAGAGTGTAACACTGTTTGTAGGGCCCATTTTGAGTGGGTACTTGGTTGTCCTTGGAGAATCGTTTCCATTCTATTTCAAGGCTATAGCGAATGGTCTGGCAGCTCTAATCATAGCAAGAATCGCTACCGATGAGAGTGATGACTAA
- a CDS encoding PadR family transcriptional regulator produces the protein MSTKNAEDEEICCPPDCCDMRGFLTFQILWEVGKEPLNGQQIAEKIAERRGTKPTPGTIYPAIKDLREEGFIEGERSGRQIIYTLTESGKRARDESARYFYQAFGDIIEECKAFVVKSGNCKTC, from the coding sequence ATGTCCACCAAGAATGCTGAAGATGAGGAGATATGTTGCCCTCCTGATTGTTGCGATATGAGAGGGTTCCTCACCTTCCAGATTCTATGGGAAGTGGGAAAAGAACCGCTGAATGGTCAACAGATTGCAGAGAAAATAGCAGAGCGCCGTGGTACGAAACCAACACCAGGAACGATCTATCCCGCAATCAAGGACTTGAGGGAAGAGGGATTTATCGAGGGTGAAAGAAGCGGCCGACAAATAATCTACACTCTAACAGAATCAGGCAAAAGGGCACGAGACGAGTCTGCCCGATACTTCTACCAAGCTTTCGGGGACATCATTGAAGAATGCAAGGCTTTCGTTGTGAAATCAGGTAACTGCAAGACATGCTGA
- the arsM gene encoding arsenite methyltransferase, whose translation MTPEEIKDEVKKTYSKVAARDTCCTTSCCSGPASSEKQELPEASCCSTQPRGANVEIESDCCSDAQSSKVTSYAKSLGYDLSDLPDAARESFAGCGNPVALAELREGEVVLDLGSGAGLDAFVAAKKVGETGQVIGVDMTPKMLDSARRSAVEMNLNNIEFREGDIEHLPVEDNSIDVVISNCVINLATDKARVFEESYRVLRPGGRLMVSDIVLNKKLSRAERDDIANYTGCLGGAILEEEYLQHIRDAGFEEARVTEKEDWGRAVSVRIRALKPKA comes from the coding sequence ATGACCCCTGAAGAGATTAAAGATGAAGTAAAGAAGACCTATTCCAAAGTTGCAGCACGAGATACATGTTGCACAACCTCGTGTTGTTCTGGTCCGGCCAGTTCTGAGAAGCAAGAGCTGCCAGAAGCCAGCTGCTGCAGTACTCAGCCAAGAGGGGCCAATGTAGAAATCGAATCGGATTGCTGTAGTGACGCTCAGTCCTCTAAAGTGACCAGTTATGCTAAATCATTAGGCTATGACCTATCCGACCTTCCAGATGCAGCAAGAGAATCATTTGCTGGTTGCGGGAATCCTGTAGCGTTGGCTGAACTTCGGGAAGGAGAGGTTGTTCTTGACCTAGGAAGTGGTGCAGGCTTGGATGCCTTTGTTGCTGCCAAGAAAGTAGGAGAAACAGGTCAAGTTATTGGAGTGGATATGACTCCTAAGATGTTGGATAGTGCCCGCAGAAGTGCTGTTGAAATGAATCTGAACAACATCGAGTTCAGAGAAGGCGACATAGAGCATCTCCCTGTAGAAGACAACTCTATTGACGTAGTTATCAGTAACTGCGTAATCAACCTTGCAACGGACAAGGCGCGAGTGTTCGAAGAATCCTATCGTGTGCTTCGTCCTGGTGGACGCCTTATGGTATCTGATATTGTACTGAACAAGAAACTCTCCAGGGCCGAGCGGGATGATATCGCAAATTACACGGGATGCCTTGGTGGAGCAATCTTGGAGGAGGAATACCTCCAGCATATTCGAGATGCAGGATTCGAAGAAGCAAGGGTCACCGAGAAAGAAGACTGGGGGCGCGCGGTCAGTGTTAGAATCAGAGCTCTCAAACCGAAAGCTTGA
- a CDS encoding S9 family peptidase: MRKFHISDVFDVPDLELVSLSHNSEFLLISSNRDNVPHVYQIQLSKPEEWIDLTPGEERVATGSLSGDDSRFLFPRETAGNEKHDLYVTDLESYETSLLVDLDSIRVFKADWTPDDTSILFDGSSPSEMALRRFVLSEEETTTIYETSQMSAMGFVNPEKPLVTYSEQKADHPTAMDIKVIDYEAFEIKDTISQGKTTRDYDLGWSSDGSKLLLWTNAPGAPTLAVWDMETSEIAYSKATELGLGIDYEIAKWIPASHDIVYAAKLNGETKIYRENVFDSNEPVQLPIKKGWISGIETDKNNPDRLFIAWSSTAHPTQVGKYNIDSGDFEVILDSKPHDFPTNLSDSEFLRYSTFDDWKIPAFEVPPSPDAPKLEGDPIIILVHGGPWWEFSNSWSAMGIVIQAYSTAGFRVFCPNIRGSTGYGDEYQFCNIGDLGGDDLKDVLKARDYMEEEYPDTEKFFVTGASYGGFMTFLALTKHPGVFDAGAAIVGITDWVEMHRLGDAIFKRFTENFFEGPPESNRDLYNDRSAINFVEDMEDPLLIIHRANDSRCPVEPIYTFTGKAVSLGKPVEIYVEREAGHGVQKMDHVRQQYGKVIDFFSNQL; encoded by the coding sequence ATGAGGAAGTTTCACATTTCTGATGTCTTCGATGTACCGGACCTTGAATTAGTTTCATTGTCTCATAATAGCGAATTCTTGTTAATTTCAAGCAATAGAGATAACGTTCCGCATGTATACCAGATTCAGCTATCAAAGCCGGAGGAATGGATTGACCTTACTCCGGGAGAAGAAAGAGTTGCCACTGGGAGCCTTTCAGGAGATGATTCGCGATTCTTGTTCCCTCGAGAGACTGCGGGAAATGAGAAGCATGACCTATATGTTACTGACCTTGAATCGTATGAGACCTCTCTATTAGTAGACTTAGACTCGATACGTGTTTTCAAGGCGGATTGGACACCTGATGACACCAGCATACTCTTCGATGGCTCATCACCATCAGAAATGGCTCTTCGCCGCTTCGTTCTGTCCGAAGAGGAAACCACTACTATCTACGAAACGTCCCAGATGTCAGCAATGGGTTTCGTCAATCCTGAGAAACCACTTGTCACATACAGCGAACAGAAAGCAGATCATCCTACTGCTATGGACATCAAAGTCATTGATTACGAAGCATTTGAAATCAAAGATACGATTTCACAGGGAAAGACAACCCGAGATTATGATTTGGGGTGGAGTAGTGATGGTTCAAAGCTACTTCTCTGGACTAATGCACCCGGGGCCCCCACTCTTGCAGTTTGGGATATGGAAACATCCGAGATAGCATACTCCAAAGCGACCGAGCTCGGACTTGGCATAGACTATGAAATTGCCAAATGGATTCCTGCTTCTCATGACATCGTATATGCGGCCAAGCTGAACGGTGAAACCAAGATCTATAGAGAGAATGTTTTTGATTCTAATGAGCCAGTTCAGCTGCCTATCAAGAAAGGCTGGATAAGCGGCATCGAGACCGACAAGAATAATCCCGACCGGCTATTCATTGCGTGGTCCAGTACAGCACATCCAACTCAAGTGGGAAAATACAATATCGATTCTGGCGATTTTGAAGTAATTTTAGATTCAAAGCCGCATGATTTCCCTACCAACCTGTCAGATTCCGAGTTTCTCCGTTATTCAACATTCGATGATTGGAAAATTCCTGCTTTTGAGGTACCACCCAGTCCTGATGCCCCCAAGCTGGAGGGAGATCCAATTATCATCCTCGTTCATGGTGGTCCCTGGTGGGAGTTCTCAAACAGCTGGTCGGCCATGGGAATTGTGATTCAAGCATATAGTACTGCAGGATTTCGTGTGTTCTGCCCAAACATCCGAGGAAGCACAGGCTATGGTGATGAATATCAATTCTGCAACATAGGTGACCTTGGCGGAGACGATTTGAAAGACGTGCTTAAGGCACGGGACTACATGGAGGAGGAGTATCCGGATACTGAGAAGTTCTTCGTGACCGGGGCAAGCTATGGTGGATTCATGACATTTCTTGCGTTGACCAAACATCCAGGAGTTTTTGATGCCGGGGCGGCCATAGTCGGCATAACCGACTGGGTTGAGATGCATCGATTGGGTGATGCAATATTCAAACGCTTCACTGAGAATTTCTTTGAGGGGCCCCCAGAAAGTAACAGAGATCTCTACAACGATAGGTCAGCCATCAATTTTGTGGAGGATATGGAAGACCCCCTTCTGATAATTCACAGGGCCAATGACTCGCGCTGCCCCGTTGAGCCAATCTACACATTCACCGGGAAAGCGGTGTCACTCGGCAAACCTGTTGAAATCTATGTTGAGCGGGAAGCAGGCCATGGTGTACAGAAGATGGACCATGTGCGTCAGCAATACGGGAAAGTGATTGACTTCTTTAGCAATCAGTTGTAG
- a CDS encoding DNA alkylation repair protein encodes MKHHVTGWGSCDDLCTHTIGYFILEYPKFIPAVKQWVHSDNPFVRRAAPVSLIYALRRGKLFEHAFDLANRLMNDENKYVLKGYGWMLKVASKHHQDEVFEYIMKNRARMPRLSLRYAIEKMAESLKKAAMAPP; translated from the coding sequence GTGAAGCATCATGTCACCGGATGGGGAAGCTGTGATGATCTATGTACCCATACAATAGGCTACTTCATTCTTGAATATCCGAAGTTCATACCGGCAGTGAAGCAGTGGGTCCACTCGGATAATCCCTTTGTCCGACGAGCGGCACCTGTTTCCTTGATCTATGCGCTTCGGAGGGGAAAGCTGTTTGAACATGCATTCGATTTAGCTAATCGATTGATGAACGATGAGAACAAGTACGTGCTTAAAGGATATGGATGGATGTTGAAGGTAGCCTCCAAGCATCACCAAGACGAGGTCTTCGAATACATCATGAAAAACAGAGCAAGAATGCCTAGACTCTCTCTGAGATATGCTATTGAGAAGATGGCAGAATCGCTGAAAAAGGCGGCAATGGCTCCTCCCTGA
- a CDS encoding PAS domain S-box protein, with the protein MSIDVLLLSDDHETLLLAKELLGKENPSFQFTLSASPQEALECLAEKNIDVVVSGIDLGPQVDSGLDFLGEARRRGIETPIIILTGYGREETAVKALNLGADHYIRKDPVKIKGVYTEVAHHIRELAAKKQLKADLDASEERFRTVFEQGAIGMTIVDKNDNMLQANWALADMLGYELDDLLELNVIDFSHPDDWEKDKKLVEKAIQNNEDSYQMKKRFIKKDGSIFWGRLTVSLVYDEHGDFKYDIAFVEDIDERKRAEQALRESEALFRGIFDSSPIAIEIFDASGNLIRANQATLDLFGLDSLDTLLDFNIFEDKNTPDRVKEALKQGDTVRYSVSFDFDTTDEPNLSKTSKTGTIHLEAIAAPLKKHSRDEIKGYLNQIIDITDLVKFERALERSRARYQRLYNNALVGLFRSELGSGRILECNERAARMIGYTNREETLANQTTTNAFYTNPEDRESIIELLEAKERTVMDIPVARKDGSQFWGRFFFRAYHDEGFVEAVMIDITEEKQATERIQRQREELSRFAHHMSHDIKNYLHKIAANVELWGEYGDGEYAAKIKELIAELNKLTVHSVKLADSGVIIKDPEPVDLGSVVTAVAGSQLPPSVTFTSKNLPVVSGDATKLTQVFQNIMDNALKHGNAKHIEVVGYENGSTITIEISNDGEPFPEDLKDEVFRDANWLGTKKHGFGLRIVKRIIHAHGWSIDLTNTDPTTFEIKIPVL; encoded by the coding sequence ATGAGCATAGATGTGCTTCTCCTGAGTGATGACCACGAGACTCTATTACTTGCGAAAGAGCTCCTTGGAAAGGAGAACCCCAGTTTTCAGTTCACTTTATCTGCTTCCCCTCAAGAAGCGTTGGAATGTCTGGCAGAGAAAAATATCGATGTTGTGGTTAGCGGAATCGACCTTGGGCCCCAAGTAGATTCTGGACTTGATTTTCTTGGTGAGGCTCGGAGAAGAGGAATTGAGACCCCAATCATTATCCTTACGGGTTATGGCCGGGAGGAGACAGCAGTTAAAGCACTGAATCTTGGTGCTGATCACTATATACGAAAAGACCCTGTCAAAATCAAGGGAGTATATACCGAGGTTGCCCATCATATACGAGAGCTAGCTGCAAAGAAACAGCTCAAAGCAGACCTTGATGCTAGTGAAGAGCGGTTCAGGACAGTCTTTGAACAGGGCGCTATTGGCATGACAATAGTTGACAAAAATGACAATATGCTACAAGCAAACTGGGCATTGGCTGATATGCTTGGATACGAATTGGATGACCTTTTGGAGCTGAATGTCATAGATTTCTCCCATCCTGATGATTGGGAGAAAGACAAGAAGCTAGTTGAGAAGGCTATTCAGAACAATGAAGACTCTTACCAAATGAAGAAACGTTTCATTAAGAAAGACGGAAGCATTTTCTGGGGACGCTTGACCGTATCTCTTGTTTATGATGAACATGGTGACTTCAAATATGATATTGCTTTCGTTGAGGACATAGATGAGCGAAAGCGTGCTGAACAGGCTCTTCGTGAAAGTGAAGCACTTTTCAGAGGAATTTTTGACAGCTCACCGATAGCCATTGAGATCTTCGATGCGTCTGGGAACCTTATCCGTGCCAATCAAGCCACCCTAGATTTGTTTGGACTAGATTCACTTGATACACTACTCGATTTCAATATCTTTGAAGATAAGAATACACCTGACCGGGTGAAAGAAGCGCTAAAACAGGGGGATACAGTCCGGTATTCTGTTAGCTTCGATTTCGACACAACCGACGAGCCCAATTTATCTAAAACCAGTAAGACAGGTACAATCCATTTGGAAGCCATAGCGGCACCCCTGAAGAAACACTCACGGGATGAAATCAAGGGTTACCTCAATCAAATCATCGATATCACCGACCTCGTAAAATTCGAGAGAGCCCTTGAACGGAGCAGGGCAAGATATCAACGTCTTTACAACAATGCCCTTGTAGGATTATTCCGATCTGAATTGGGGTCTGGAAGGATTTTGGAGTGTAATGAACGAGCCGCAAGAATGATTGGCTATACTAATCGTGAAGAAACCCTCGCAAATCAAACTACAACAAACGCGTTTTACACTAATCCAGAAGACCGCGAAAGTATCATTGAACTTCTGGAAGCCAAAGAAAGGACCGTCATGGATATACCTGTGGCGCGAAAAGATGGTTCACAGTTCTGGGGGCGTTTCTTCTTTCGCGCGTATCATGATGAAGGATTTGTTGAAGCCGTCATGATTGACATCACTGAAGAAAAACAGGCTACTGAACGTATCCAACGGCAGAGAGAGGAACTGAGTAGGTTCGCACATCACATGAGCCATGATATCAAAAACTATCTGCACAAAATAGCAGCCAACGTTGAGTTATGGGGGGAATATGGGGACGGAGAGTATGCAGCGAAAATCAAAGAACTTATTGCCGAACTGAACAAGCTGACCGTTCACTCAGTAAAATTGGCTGATTCGGGTGTTATTATAAAGGATCCCGAACCAGTTGACCTTGGTAGTGTTGTTACTGCTGTTGCAGGTTCACAATTACCTCCCTCTGTTACTTTCACATCCAAGAATCTGCCAGTAGTGTCAGGGGACGCCACTAAACTGACGCAGGTTTTTCAAAACATAATGGACAACGCTTTGAAACATGGCAATGCCAAGCATATTGAGGTTGTAGGTTATGAGAACGGAAGCACGATAACCATTGAAATCTCAAATGATGGAGAACCTTTCCCGGAAGACTTGAAAGATGAAGTTTTTAGGGATGCTAATTGGCTGGGAACAAAAAAGCATGGCTTTGGCCTTCGTATCGTCAAAAGAATTATTCACGCTCATGGCTGGAGCATTGATTTAACCAATACGGATCCTACAACCTTCGAAATCAAAATACCTGTACTGTAA
- the sixA gene encoding phosphohistidine phosphatase SixA: protein MRVYLVQHAEALSEEEDEARPLSKEGRDNISRMAKYAAQQLDISVDQILHSGKTRARQTARILADELTPSEGVKQAEGLGPLDNPRKWGEHIAETDRILMLVGHLPYMSRLASFLVIGDEEEHILSVRNAGINCLEEKDGAWSIRFVITPEMLS, encoded by the coding sequence ATGAGGGTCTACCTAGTTCAACATGCAGAAGCACTATCCGAGGAAGAAGATGAAGCTCGTCCGCTTTCAAAAGAAGGCCGGGACAACATTTCTCGAATGGCTAAGTATGCAGCTCAGCAGTTGGACATTTCAGTTGACCAGATTCTCCACAGTGGAAAAACAAGAGCGAGACAGACAGCTAGGATCTTAGCAGACGAACTAACGCCTTCCGAGGGTGTTAAACAGGCTGAGGGATTGGGTCCGCTCGATAATCCACGTAAATGGGGTGAACATATAGCAGAAACTGATCGTATTCTAATGCTTGTTGGTCATTTACCATATATGAGTCGCTTGGCGAGCTTCCTAGTAATCGGTGATGAGGAAGAACACATCTTATCAGTACGAAACGCTGGAATCAACTGTCTCGAAGAGAAAGATGGCGCATGGTCAATTCGTTTCGTTATTACTCCTGAGATGCTCTCCTAA
- a CDS encoding PEP/pyruvate-binding domain-containing protein, giving the protein MENLERLEELTIVPISRISRSDIEMHGGKAANLARLHRMGINVPQGFSVSSSVFTDMVISNPEAQELIKIISDSNDIDAILTYTSDLQKIIENIKIPKGTRSKILGAYRNLRKKSRQEEPNFAIRSSATVEDRDDFSFAGQARSFLCVSKEGDILDCIKGVWASSFTPQAVFYLRDNNVHLSTAKMATVVQEMIPADVSGVMFTANVISKNTDEILLNATWGLGETLVSGQVVPDTYVVGKQNLEVLEQRLGSKKRMCIPETSEKGRHVKIVETPQSKKDMHSLTCKEIKNLAQIGLQIERCFESAQDIEWCLNDSEVAIVQSRPITTI; this is encoded by the coding sequence ATGGAAAACTTGGAGAGACTAGAAGAATTGACAATTGTCCCAATTAGTAGAATTTCCCGATCGGATATTGAAATGCATGGTGGAAAAGCCGCAAATCTCGCTCGTCTTCATAGAATGGGGATAAATGTGCCACAGGGTTTCTCAGTTTCGAGCAGTGTATTCACTGATATGGTCATATCAAATCCTGAAGCTCAAGAACTAATCAAAATCATCAGCGATTCAAATGACATTGATGCTATACTCACGTATACATCTGATCTGCAGAAGATTATAGAGAATATTAAGATTCCAAAGGGAACACGCTCCAAGATTCTGGGGGCATATAGAAATCTCAGGAAAAAATCTAGGCAAGAAGAGCCGAATTTTGCCATTCGATCTTCTGCCACCGTCGAAGATAGGGATGATTTTTCTTTTGCGGGGCAGGCACGAAGCTTTCTCTGTGTCTCAAAAGAGGGAGATATTCTGGATTGCATTAAGGGGGTTTGGGCATCATCTTTCACACCACAAGCCGTGTTCTACTTGCGTGATAACAATGTGCATTTATCAACGGCAAAAATGGCTACAGTAGTTCAGGAAATGATTCCGGCAGACGTATCAGGTGTGATGTTCACGGCGAATGTAATCTCGAAGAATACAGATGAGATTCTGCTGAATGCCACATGGGGGCTTGGTGAAACGCTTGTTTCAGGGCAGGTAGTTCCCGATACATACGTGGTGGGAAAACAGAATCTGGAGGTATTAGAGCAAAGACTGGGTTCCAAGAAGAGAATGTGTATTCCTGAAACCTCAGAAAAGGGTAGACATGTCAAGATTGTCGAAACACCACAATCGAAGAAAGACATGCATTCACTGACATGCAAGGAAATCAAGAACTTAGCCCAAATCGGGCTTCAAATTGAACGGTGTTTCGAATCTGCCCAAGATATAGAGTGGTGTCTCAATGACAGCGAAGTAGCTATCGTACAAAGCAGGCCGATAACCACAATCTAG
- a CDS encoding 4Fe-4S binding protein, with protein MAKTEITIDYNKCGYEEGVNVDPRECRKCLQICDPAVFLMHPTLEDHPDPYNPDRWKITPVWPSLCMGCMKCVEACPENAITVKPGESLHMMTQEY; from the coding sequence ATGGCGAAGACAGAAATCACAATTGACTACAACAAATGTGGCTACGAAGAGGGTGTGAATGTTGACCCACGGGAATGCAGGAAGTGTTTGCAGATTTGCGACCCTGCAGTGTTCCTGATGCATCCTACACTTGAAGATCATCCCGATCCATACAATCCTGACCGATGGAAAATTACTCCAGTTTGGCCTTCACTCTGTATGGGCTGTATGAAATGTGTAGAAGCTTGTCCGGAGAATGCAATTACGGTCAAACCGGGCGAATCCCTTCATATGATGACGCAAGAGTACTAG
- a CDS encoding 4Fe-4S binding protein: MKHGAGGKWYMNAKNYSEELGDQLKPYLEEQWKYMEQLFIRKIMGFNSVGLGYKMQMPIIGRVVRAAAERQIHSESHGRNPIRGDGHFGQVIPMEDAQHILGNLAAPTIIKNYCVCRYMQRGVKDAVCINFGALSEIIPKLDRYIPVDEKWQLDREEAIEALEEHNKKGYVASVWFQPVPYINAICSCESPECGGLRLRNDFGLKTVYKAEYVISIDPDLCEGCGQCVKMCQFNALRYLPSIDRVIVDLDKCFGCGVCRHACNFDALKLVPREEVPGQAGNY, encoded by the coding sequence ATGAAGCATGGAGCAGGCGGCAAATGGTACATGAACGCCAAGAACTACTCTGAGGAACTGGGCGACCAGCTCAAGCCCTACCTCGAAGAACAATGGAAATACATGGAGCAGCTGTTCATTCGTAAAATCATGGGTTTCAACTCTGTTGGACTCGGATACAAAATGCAGATGCCCATAATAGGGCGTGTTGTACGAGCTGCAGCAGAACGACAGATTCATAGTGAATCACACGGGCGAAACCCGATTCGGGGAGATGGCCACTTCGGACAGGTTATCCCAATGGAAGATGCACAGCATATCCTTGGAAACTTGGCTGCCCCGACCATTATCAAGAACTACTGTGTTTGTCGGTACATGCAGCGAGGAGTAAAGGATGCTGTATGCATCAATTTCGGTGCATTGAGTGAGATTATTCCGAAATTAGACCGATATATTCCGGTCGATGAAAAATGGCAACTGGATCGTGAGGAGGCCATTGAAGCTCTTGAAGAACACAACAAGAAGGGATATGTGGCATCGGTTTGGTTCCAGCCAGTACCGTACATCAACGCAATTTGTTCTTGTGAAAGCCCCGAATGTGGTGGCTTGCGTCTTCGAAATGACTTCGGTCTCAAGACGGTCTACAAAGCTGAGTATGTCATCAGCATTGATCCTGACCTGTGCGAAGGCTGCGGTCAATGCGTCAAAATGTGTCAGTTCAACGCTCTTCGCTACTTGCCTTCCATAGATAGAGTCATAGTCGATTTGGACAAATGCTTTGGCTGCGGCGTCTGTAGACACGCCTGTAATTTTGATGCACTCAAGCTGGTCCCTCGGGAAGAGGTTCCTGGCCAGGCGGGTAACTACTAA
- a CDS encoding 16S rRNA methyltransferase — MLHLLLLESAIELVPSRLTALKDVQSYAGKRGKKPDEVLLDQSYHGRVMTRLPNHEKRGRPDITFLTLLSVLETPLCKEGLLSVYIHLQDGRIIEVNPEVRLPRNYDRFIGLMEQLLVEGQVPPTGEPLLTITRSNLEGLLDDLKGDDSVSILAEEEGERITLRRLKAMIPEDSSKPVIFGVGAFPHGDLTRETLGLFDETVRLDTETMMAWHVSSMMLWLYSEQVAVADSRFESTPL, encoded by the coding sequence ATGCTTCACCTGCTACTATTGGAGAGCGCAATTGAACTTGTTCCAAGCAGACTTACTGCATTAAAAGATGTTCAAAGCTATGCTGGAAAAAGAGGAAAGAAACCAGATGAGGTTCTACTCGATCAGAGTTATCACGGCCGGGTTATGACTCGATTACCAAATCATGAAAAACGGGGGCGCCCGGACATCACTTTCCTCACGCTTCTTTCAGTACTTGAGACCCCATTATGCAAAGAAGGACTTCTATCAGTATATATCCATTTACAGGATGGACGGATTATAGAGGTAAATCCTGAAGTTCGTCTTCCACGTAACTATGACCGATTCATTGGGTTGATGGAACAGCTACTAGTTGAAGGACAAGTCCCTCCGACGGGCGAGCCGTTGTTGACGATAACGCGGTCGAATCTTGAAGGTCTTCTTGATGATTTGAAGGGTGATGATTCTGTATCGATTCTGGCTGAGGAGGAGGGAGAAAGGATAACCCTCCGACGACTGAAAGCCATGATTCCAGAAGATTCATCTAAACCTGTAATCTTCGGCGTGGGAGCATTCCCGCATGGGGATTTGACTAGAGAAACACTAGGATTGTTTGATGAAACTGTCCGATTGGATACTGAAACCATGATGGCATGGCATGTTTCTTCAATGATGCTTTGGTTGTACAGCGAACAGGTTGCAGTTGCAGATAGTCGCTTCGAATCCACCCCCCTTTGA